In the Corynebacterium anserum genome, TTCTTTCTTTGAGCTCTTTGCCTCCCACCGGTGCATCGCTTTTACTGCCACGTCAGCGCCGGGAGTTTCTACAGCAGCGTGTGCGCGCATGTCTCCGGAATCAATCCACGGGATGAAACCTTCTGCGATTCCGGCAGCCACACTGGTACGCGCCAAGGCCACGGAGTTATCAAAGCACATGTACCGTGGGACCCATTCCGGGTTGTATTTGACGTTAGAACGGTACAACGCCTCCATTTGCCACCATTTAGACAGGAAGACGAGCACCTTCCTCGCCAGGCGGCGGATTGGCCCCACCCCTACCTTGGATTCAGAGGCAAAGACGCTGCGGAACACGGCAAAGTTCAAAGAGATACGGCGAATGTTGAGAGCATCGCCGCTGCACAGGTAAGCAACCATTGCTTCCACGGTCCCATTGGGAGCTTCAGGACCGCGTCGCATAAGGTCCAGAGAAAGCCCATCGCTTCCCCACGGGACAAAACTCAATTGTGCTACCACATGGGCGTCGGAGCCTTCACCAACCAGCGCCTCGACCAAAACACATTCGCCATCGGCCTCGTCCCCGAGACGCGACAGCGCCATGGAAAATCCACGCTCCTCAGAGGTGTCACGCCACACGTCGGCACGTTCCTGTACCTTCTGCATCTCCTCGGCGGGGATTTGCCGGTGTCGACGCACCCGTATCCACACCCCATCGCGTTGCGCATGGGCAACCGCTTGGCGTACGTCCTTAAGCTCAGGATGGGCTAGATCAAATGTGTCGGTGTAAATGACCGCTTCATCGCCCAGATGCATGGAACGCATACCATTGCGCTGATAAGCGCGGGCACCTTCCTCTGAGGCGCCCATCGCCCCTGTAGTCCAACCGAATTCTGCCGCCTTCGTTCGGAATGCGTCGATAGCTGCATCCCAGGAATCCGGCTCGCCAATAGGGTCAGCGGAGGCAATAGCGCTGCCCACTTCCACACGGTATGTGACGGCGGCTCGTCCATTAGGAGCGTAGACAATGGACTTGTCGCGTCGGGTTGCGAAGTAAGCGAGAGAATCATTCTGATTAAAGCGCTTAATCATCGAGCGAACCACGGCCTCATCAGTGGCTGATGCCGAATTCTGGGATCGCTGGGAGCGCACGGCAACAAAGAACGTGACAAGCAACACGAATGCCGCTGCGATGGAAATAATAATCGCGACGAAACGCGGCGCGTGACCATCAAAGAAACTGCGATCCACCAGAGATAGTAGTGCTGCATGGTTGAGAGCCCACCCCACGCGTTGGGACCCCACTAGGGATCCCGGGAACTTGAACACCAACGCCACAGCGAGAACACTCACCAACAACGTACCAACAAGCCATGTTAAAGCTGCTGCACGCACATTGATGCGGCGCGTGCGAGTGGTGAACAGGGGATGCAGAAGCACCATGAACACCAGCATCAGTGCCTGAATGACCGTGCCAATCTGAAACAGAACGCCCATGTCAGGCGGAATTTCGAAGGTCTCCGGGCTAAATGTGTAGAACAGTAAGTTGCCAACGTTGAGCAAGACGAGTCCCGCTACGGATGTCACCCATGCTGCTCGTCGGCATCGCCACAGCCCTGCTCCCAAAACAGCAATGAACACAGACCACGCCATCGACAGGTGAGAAACGGGGAGAAAAAGAGCATCCAGCGTATAGGCAACGGGCTTGAGGGTATGCCGTAATGTCGGACTAACCACCAAAAGGAATCCGAAGAATCCATAGGCCAGCAAAGAGCCGCCGATGATGCGAGGGGCGTAACGTTCAAATACCTGTTTCACGTGTCTGATTAAACCCATGGCACTGTGAGAAGCCGAGAAAAATAGCTGTATGTCTACTGAGAGTTAGCTTAGTATCTTCGATCTCCCTAGGGCACTACTCAGCCCAGTCACTCGGCTTCATGCTCCTCCTGCACATCCTCCTGCAGATCAGGGCCGAAAATACCCAGAACCATGGCTTCTGCGCTGACCAAATCCCCTGTCACTAAATCTGGTACCAAACGCGCCATCTCAGACCATGTTGGGTACACCCTCGGAAGTTTGCCCACGCTCGTCAGCTTCCCATGCGCATGCATACGCGCTGCTAACGCAAACACCATCGAAAGCACCGGCGCAAGAGCCCACCGATTAGCAGGGTTGTCTGTATCCACACCGTCCAGACGGTCAAAACGCACGCGGGCGGACAAATACAGTTGTCGGTTCGTGCTCTTCACGCGGCGCAAAATCTTCACGGCTGCCGTCATCAGTTCCGGATTACCCAGCAATTGACTCAGCCGCTCGCGCTTCGAAAATGTTTCAAAAACGCTGATCAGACGGGTGTTCTCATCACTTAGAGCATCAGGAACTACCCCGGCGCCGCCGAAGAATGCGTCGAGTACCGCTTTCTGTTGCGCTGGATCCATCTGTGCAATGTGGACTGTCGTGGCATCGATGCACGCGGTTTCCAGCGTGCTATCGCGTCCAGTCTCTGCGGTCTGTAGGAGAGTAGGGCCTGCCGCATCCACTAGTTCTTGGCGCAACTCCTTCGATCGAAGACTCCCTTCCTCTTCATGGAAGAGGTCATGGAGAATCTCCATCGCCGCGATCCACGGCGCATCCGACCGGCGCGTCCTGCCCCCCATCTGATCACCGCCCTCGTCTGACACCTGACGAGCTAACTCTTCATCCTCTTTAGACGACGTCACAACGTGCACCAGACCGGATTGAATGTACTGAGCTGGACGGTCGGCAGCAGGCACTAAGGACTGGCTCATGGCATGCATGGATGCAGCCGGATGAGCAGTCAGAGCTGTCTGCAGCGAGGATCGGAGATCATTCATCACTGCATTGTCGTAATCCGAATCTAAATGATTCTTCAAGCCTCCCGCCAGGACGTCCCACAGCGTCGGTAGAACCTGTGCGTCTCTTGGAGGTTCGGCACTCTCACCAGCCAAGAATGAAGACAATTGCGCAAAAGGGTCCGACATGTCGTCGCTGCCAAAGAATCCCTCATGCTCAACACGGACGGCTCGAGGTCCGGGGAACTCTGGAGCGCGCAGGAAGTTAAAACGGTCACACATCACCAACTGGACGGCTAGCGGTCCGGCATCCCGCAACTCGGGCGGCAGAGTTTCCCCTATCTTCACATAACGTGCCGATTCCCACGGCGCGGTCAGTGGCCACACCCACATCGCTTTACCTTCAAGGCGAGAAGGGTCATCGCTGGTTATCTCAATGCGATGGTGATCACCGTAGGTGACATCGAGGGAAGAATCTTCCACTATGCGTGCCATGCGCACGCTGACTCGACGGCCAGCACGCTCGTCGATGAATTCGAGTTCACAGGTTCCCTGACTCAGTAACTTCAGCGTGCTGGCGATTCTGCTTAGTTCAGCCCACCAGGTCACGTTGTCTTGAGTGGTGAGTTTTACCGTGCATGCTGGCGCACCATGGCGGTCGCGCACCACAAAACGCGGATCTGTAATAGGAGCACCCGGGCGCACACGGAAGCGGGTGTCTGTATCCACCCACGACGCAGCCATGCGCATCGCTTCGGTACGCCACAGTGGATCCTCACCCGTCAGCGGAAGTTGATAGCGCAGGCGCGGTGGATTGACCACGATGGGAAGAGCATCTCCCGCATCGGTTTCCACCACTGTCGTGGCGTAGCGATCCCCCGCCCCTAGCGTGATCGGTGGAATCTCTTCGAAAGGCTTGACTCCCGGGTGGAACACAACCGTGGCAGGGCTCAACCCCGTTGTCAGTGGCAAACGAGTCTGAGCTGATGCTCCTTCAATATCCACCGTGACCCGCAACCCCTCGATGAGAGCAAACTCGTGGCGAAACGACTCGTTGCGCGGACCGCGCAGACGGACCAAGTACTCCCCCACCCATGGGCTGTCATAGGCCTCTGGGTCAAAAACATCGAACACACCCCCTTCAGCTGGAACTTCCAGAGGTTCTTCCTCCGACACATCCACGCCCATCTCTCCTGGGCCTGCGTAGGCAGAGACGGAGAGATGCCATATCTCCGAGGAACAAGAGACGGTAGGTGGAAACTCAACCCGCAAACTCGAAGAGTGAATGCGCTGGCCTGTCACGGTCTCCACTGCCTCAGCTACATCATCGGGTTCAATAAACAACACACGTTGCCGCGGATCCACTGCCCGCATTGTGTTCATAGCCGGGCGATGTTCCCCTGGCTTCTCGATGTACAAACTCAAGGCATCGGTGAGATCGAGGCGTCGAATCACCCACCCCTCCCAGGTTTTCATTGCCCGCTCCCACACCACGGTGACCGGACGGTCCTGCACAGGGTCCACAGCCACTGTATCTGCAGGGCACACCACATCCACGGCCACACGGTGCAGGGACTCCAAACGCGTGAGATCCACCCCACGTTCAGAGAAAATCAAGGCAGGGTCTTCGCCGCCGATAACAGGAAGTGTCCAGTGCTGGCCATGCGTGAGGTTGTGAACATTGATTTCACGCATCGGGCGTCGCACAGGAATATCCAAGATTTCTGATACACAACGCCCTAAGTGTTCGGAGCGGCCTGTGCGGAAGGAAAAAGGCTGCCCATCGACGTCCACTCTCCAACGGATCTCAGCAGTGTCATCCTCTTCCACCGGCGGCAGGGGTTGAGAAGGCAGGCGAAGCACAATTCTGTTGCGTGGCACATCCAGCCGTAAGCGAGGTTGATCCTCGCGCTGAGCCACACCCACGCTATGACGCCGCCTCAACGTTCCGGCTGGACGTTCACGGAGCTCCTCAACGAGATCTTCA is a window encoding:
- the lysX gene encoding bifunctional lysylphosphatidylglycerol synthetase/lysine--tRNA ligase LysX encodes the protein MKQVFERYAPRIIGGSLLAYGFFGFLLVVSPTLRHTLKPVAYTLDALFLPVSHLSMAWSVFIAVLGAGLWRCRRAAWVTSVAGLVLLNVGNLLFYTFSPETFEIPPDMGVLFQIGTVIQALMLVFMVLLHPLFTTRTRRINVRAAALTWLVGTLLVSVLAVALVFKFPGSLVGSQRVGWALNHAALLSLVDRSFFDGHAPRFVAIIISIAAAFVLLVTFFVAVRSQRSQNSASATDEAVVRSMIKRFNQNDSLAYFATRRDKSIVYAPNGRAAVTYRVEVGSAIASADPIGEPDSWDAAIDAFRTKAAEFGWTTGAMGASEEGARAYQRNGMRSMHLGDEAVIYTDTFDLAHPELKDVRQAVAHAQRDGVWIRVRRHRQIPAEEMQKVQERADVWRDTSEERGFSMALSRLGDEADGECVLVEALVGEGSDAHVVAQLSFVPWGSDGLSLDLMRRGPEAPNGTVEAMVAYLCSGDALNIRRISLNFAVFRSVFASESKVGVGPIRRLARKVLVFLSKWWQMEALYRSNVKYNPEWVPRYMCFDNSVALARTSVAAGIAEGFIPWIDSGDMRAHAAVETPGADVAVKAMHRWEAKSSKKEKKHNKQLHNRITTAQKLEESGVDPWAQLPTPTMTCREVHDAQEGHAATIAGRVIAKRKFGAIAFIDLADASGVCQVIINKKDLPEALPEGSVRPADVEVSDYIQVEGITALSKKGQPSLLAHALRFEAKALEAVVASGKNEKNKSTQETSPVRTMAQALTADADLRSRLYASAARMTQVRSELNAEGFVELEDIPEIDITLHLLAALTGGAARAFSIALPGVHHGLEDRVTELELIQPERHLTFMATHADEAWALDKALTILGKMTEEAVPDPRTVGFASAVADVTGQATVQTESEAREICQSLGLRVRPDESREDMLGTIFMNKVLPSVCGLTVFTGVPATVQLDKATGLGCAFANGFLIVNDGQIIASGYAVDTRPAEMKEDSLDTDTVEATQDVESLLRLGVPAAGCATVRL